The Methanocaldococcus sp. DNA segment TAACTACCTCTTAATTTTCCAACATTTTTATATGGATAATCAAATTCTAAAAATTCCATCTTTGATTTTAAATTCTGTAAAGTTTTTAAATTCTCTTCTAATGTAGATATTATATTATTTAATTCAATTTCATCAATATTTTTGTTTTTTATCTTAATGACTACTTCTTTTAATTTGTTATTAAGTTCACTTAAAGAGTCCAAAAATTCATTAGCACTTTTTATTAAGTTACTGGCGTTATCCATAATTGCTCAACTCTTCAATTTCTCCCTTCTTAGGATTTACATACTTTGGAATAGATATATTCTGTATATTTCCATTAACAATATCTTTAAATAAATCAATAATATGACAATACTTTCTCTCGGTGTATGCAAATAATTTACAATCCTTAATAAATACTTTTTCATACTTTTTTAAAAACTTTTTAACTCTCTCCTTTTTAAATATTTCTGGCCCTTCCCTCAATGCAACCTTTGGTAATTTATATACTAAAAATTCCCAATATAGATAGCAATAATTATCATCTGCAAAGCACTTACTTTCCAAAATTACGAACTCATTTTTAGCAATAATTTTATTTATACTTTTTTGAAGTTTTTCCATCTGTGGATATATTATATCATCAACAACATCTTTTCTTGGAATTTTTAATACCAATCTATATCCATGCTCTCTATCTTCTAAAATTTTATTTATTTTTTCTTTATAATCCTTAAAGAACTCAATAGATGGATTTTTTAAAAATCTTTGAGAATAAAATATAAATTTACAGTAATTTTCCTTGCTTAATGGTGAAGCAACATTTCTATTTAAATCTACTGGGTCATAAACTACAAGGGGATCATCAAACTTTTTAAGTTTTTTAATATCTATATCTTTATAAATTTCAAATATATCTTTTAAAATTATCTTCTTCCCAATCTTCCAATTTTGAGTATCTTCTATAAGGTTTATAAAGGATTTGTAATGTAAAATTAATAATTCACATAGATAGCCAGAAAATCCTTTTGTCTTAACATCAGAGCCATATAGACCTAAACTTTTTAAAAATGCCTTTAATAATCTAACTTCATCGCATAATTTTTCATTTAATCTATCTTTTAAAAATTTGTGATGCAATGGGGTTCTATCAACAGCAGAAATTATCTTCTCTCCAAAGTTTATTTTATAGCATGGGACGATATCTACATCATATCTATCAACTTTACCTTTAACATAAGGGTGAGAGGCATAGTTTATTTCATAAGAACCTTGTAATTTCTCTATAACCTTTACTCCTATATCTAAGCCTATGGATTCCAATTCATCCTCTGAAACTTTTTTATCAAATAGTATAAAAATATCAATATCATAATCGTCTTTTAAATTCGTATTCCTTGCTGAAGAGCCAACTAATAAGACATCTAAAACTGGATAGTTATTTTCTTTAACTATATTCCATATTTCTTTAATAATTGTATTAGCCATTTTTTGTAATCTTTCCATCTCTTCCTTAGATGGCTTTATATTTTTTAAAACTTCTTTTAAAATGTTTTCTATATCCATTTCCATACTAATCACTATTTTCATTATAGATTTAAATATATAATGATGTTATTATCCCCAGAATTCCAAAAAATATTCCTATAATCCACAATATTAAAACTAATTGATACTCTTTCATTGGCTTATATTTTAAAATTAATCTTGGTAGTGATAAATAACCTCCTAAATAATATAGTTTTCCATCCTCTTTTAGAGTTGTTGGTTTATGCTCATCTCTACTCATAACTCCAGCACTAATATATTTTAAAGAGGCATCTATGATATAGGGTAAGGTTATAATTAAAAAGGGGATATATTCTTTATATAAAACTGCTAAAACTGATAAAAATGCTCCTATTGGTAGGGTTCCAACATCTCCAGGAAATATTTTTGCTGGATATCTATTGAAAATTAACAATCCAAAGTATGAAGAGGCAAAGATTAAAGATAGTATAGAGCCAGTTATATGATTGTTTAAAAATAAAATTATACTCATTGAAATTGTTACTATTACTCCTACCCCTATTTCTAATCCATTAAATCCAGCCAGCATATTTGTTAAATTTGAATATATGGTAATTCCTATGGCAATTAAAAAAATTCCGAATAGATCAATATATGAATATTTGTAAAATAATGTTCCAATGATTAAGCCAGAAATAAATAATAATATCAATTTTTCTTTTGGAGAGAGTTTGGCTATATCATCAATCACTCCTATTATTCCAGAGGCAATTATTGGTAAAGTAAAAATTGCATTTATAAATGATATAAATAAAACATTAGAAAATAATGGGGCTAAGCCACCCATTTCTGGAACTTTTACTTTTTTACTTTTGTGTAAATCGTAGCCAAATTTATAATTAATCATCTTTTTCATTAGGAAATAACATAATACAACTGAAAATAAAAATGATAATATAATTAAAATAACAACCATTATATCCCTCAGAAAACTTTAATTAAATGTTTTTAATAAAATCTTCAATAACTCTGTTCTTTAATAACTTTAAAAATTCATTAATTTTTTTCTTTGAGAAGCCATATTTTTTAGCCACCTTATATATTATTTTTTCTCCACCACTACCATATTGAGCCGCTTTTTTTGGTCTATATGCTATATAATCTGGAAGATATTTTGAGGCTACATCTCTTAGAATTCTTTTTCTAAGGTCTGAAATTAAATAATTTGTAGGTAGAGATAATGTCACTTTAACAACATCTTCATCTAAAAATGGAACTCT contains these protein-coding regions:
- a CDS encoding glycosyltransferase 4 family protein → MVVILIILSFLFSVVLCYFLMKKMINYKFGYDLHKSKKVKVPEMGGLAPLFSNVLFISFINAIFTLPIIASGIIGVIDDIAKLSPKEKLILLFISGLIIGTLFYKYSYIDLFGIFLIAIGITIYSNLTNMLAGFNGLEIGVGVIVTISMSIILFLNNHITGSILSLIFASSYFGLLIFNRYPAKIFPGDVGTLPIGAFLSVLAVLYKEYIPFLIITLPYIIDASLKYISAGVMSRDEHKPTTLKEDGKLYYLGGYLSLPRLILKYKPMKEYQLVLILWIIGIFFGILGIITSLYI